From Bacteroidota bacterium, the proteins below share one genomic window:
- a CDS encoding sugar transferase: MLRSKTIFKLTLMLIDGATLFGIFFILSLLRTDVEFVTEYWYRAILPVIITWLVLDAIGAYNPDSDMRGLSFTSQYILAMVIIMVLTIVVVYIFSYKPSLQFSRSVLPTTYLSFLVISLSVRRGINSRLAELRRKRFYLVLGTDETAQELYRMYAETPKDQELRFADLSGKKVGLAIAGDGSPVIEGDVLNKLRTMTDDCDGIILTEDRSSLNNAIFRELVSLHFRNIPLIPSRMFLEENFRKVPLFVLNKWWLFEGDLLLVRNLWYNRMKQLLDIAIAFVGFFLLLPVMILIGIMIRIESRGPIIFRQTRIGRNESPFTIYKFRSMYHGAATGDKYVREHDSRVTKVGKILRLTRLDELPQLWNVLKGEMSIIGPRAEWFEVAREYEQKIEYYHFRHLVKPGITGWAQVNYSYGENIDDTITKLQYDLYYISHYSLLLDVDIMLKTIHIMLFGKGR; encoded by the coding sequence ATGCTTAGGTCAAAGACCATATTCAAGTTGACGTTGATGCTGATAGACGGAGCGACGCTCTTCGGGATTTTCTTTATCCTCAGCCTCCTGCGCACCGACGTGGAGTTTGTGACGGAGTACTGGTACCGCGCGATCCTGCCGGTGATCATCACGTGGCTCGTGCTCGACGCGATCGGCGCGTATAATCCGGACAGCGACATGCGCGGCCTCTCCTTCACCAGCCAGTACATCCTTGCCATGGTGATTATCATGGTGCTGACGATCGTCGTGGTGTACATCTTCAGCTATAAGCCGTCGCTGCAATTCAGCCGCAGCGTTCTGCCGACGACCTATCTGTCCTTCCTTGTCATCTCACTGTCGGTCCGCAGGGGGATCAATTCGCGCCTCGCGGAACTTCGGCGGAAGCGGTTTTATCTTGTGCTCGGCACAGACGAGACGGCTCAGGAATTGTACAGGATGTACGCCGAAACGCCGAAGGATCAGGAGCTCCGCTTTGCCGACCTCAGCGGGAAAAAGGTCGGCCTCGCAATCGCAGGAGACGGTTCGCCGGTGATCGAAGGGGATGTTCTCAATAAACTCCGCACGATGACCGACGACTGCGACGGCATTATCCTGACCGAAGACCGGTCATCGCTGAACAACGCGATCTTCCGTGAACTGGTCTCGCTGCACTTCCGGAATATTCCGCTCATTCCGAGCAGAATGTTTCTTGAGGAAAATTTCAGAAAAGTCCCTCTTTTCGTCCTCAACAAATGGTGGCTGTTCGAAGGCGATCTGCTGCTGGTGCGCAACCTGTGGTACAACCGGATGAAGCAGCTGCTCGACATCGCGATCGCCTTTGTCGGCTTTTTTCTTCTTCTTCCGGTGATGATCCTCATCGGGATTATGATACGGATCGAGAGCCGCGGTCCGATTATTTTCCGGCAGACCCGCATCGGAAGGAACGAGTCGCCGTTCACCATCTACAAATTCCGGTCCATGTATCACGGAGCCGCGACCGGCGATAAATACGTCCGCGAACACGATTCCCGCGTGACAAAGGTGGGAAAGATCCTCCGGCTGACGCGGCTCGACGAATTGCCGCAATTGTGGAACGTGTTGAAGGGGGAAATGAGCATCATCGGCCCCCGCGCGGAATGGTTCGAAGTTGCGCGTGAATATGAACAGAAAATTGAGTATTATCATTTTCGGCACCTTGTAAAGCCGGGGATCACCGGGTGGGCCCAGGTGAATTATTCGTACGGCGAAAACATCGACGATACGATCACCAAACTGCAGTACGACCTGTATTATATCTCGCACTATTCGCTGTTGCTGGACGTCGATATTATGCTGAAAACAATCCATATCATGCTCTTCGGCAAAGGGAGGTAG
- a CDS encoding WecB/TagA/CpsF family glycosyltransferase, with the protein MLQFHRETIWNVDVQTAHTEEVLAAIDDGISAGAKGRTLYCANPHSLVAAQKDAEFLNALRSADFLIPDGAGIVFASKLLGGTITRRVTGYDIFSGLAERWEKEGGKSFYFLGSSEDVLGKIAARMASEYPHVRIAGTFAPPFKAKFSADENARMIDEVNGAAPTALWVGMTAPKQEKWIEEHRRRLEVPFIGAIGAAFDFFAGTRKRASAPLQDAGLEWLPRLLREPRRMWKRNFVSTPVFLYNVLLQKAGML; encoded by the coding sequence ATGCTTCAGTTTCACCGCGAAACGATCTGGAACGTCGATGTTCAAACCGCTCACACCGAGGAGGTTCTCGCGGCGATCGACGACGGAATTTCGGCAGGGGCGAAAGGGAGGACGCTCTATTGCGCGAACCCCCACTCGCTCGTGGCTGCGCAGAAGGACGCGGAATTTCTCAATGCGCTTCGCTCGGCCGACTTTCTCATCCCCGACGGCGCCGGCATTGTGTTTGCATCGAAATTGCTGGGGGGGACGATCACGCGAAGAGTGACGGGCTACGATATTTTTTCGGGATTGGCGGAACGATGGGAAAAAGAGGGGGGGAAGTCATTTTATTTTCTCGGCTCGTCGGAGGATGTCCTCGGAAAAATCGCAGCGCGGATGGCAAGCGAATATCCTCACGTGCGGATCGCCGGGACGTTCGCGCCGCCGTTCAAGGCAAAATTTTCCGCCGATGAAAACGCCCGCATGATCGACGAGGTCAACGGCGCAGCGCCGACGGCGCTGTGGGTCGGCATGACAGCGCCGAAACAGGAAAAGTGGATCGAAGAACATCGCAGACGCCTCGAGGTCCCGTTCATCGGCGCGATCGGCGCAGCGTTCGATTTCTTTGCCGGAACCAGAAAGAGGGCGTCGGCTCCGCTCCAGGATGCCGGCCTGGAATGGCTTCCCCGTCTTCTCCGAGAGCCGCGCAGAATGTGGAAGCGCAACTTTGTCTCGACCCCGGTGTTTCTCTACAATGTTCTTTTGCAAAAAGCAGGAATGCTATGA
- a CDS encoding glycosyltransferase family 4 protein, which produces MKILLVHNFYGSSAPSGENTAYAAEADLLRNRGHAVVEFNRHSDEILRYGIAGSVRGAAGVVWNPFSLGALKRLLRETSPDVVHVHNTFPLLSPSIFYASQPSNVPTVMTMHNYRIGCSAATALRDDRPCTLCLDRKSVLPAIRYGCYRDSRLATLPVSAMIAYHNARDTWRRNVDAFITLTGFQKEKMARFGIPEESLHVKPHFLEHPPRPIPWNERTGNAVFVGRLYAAKGIHVLVDAWMRMGTSGPRLDIIGDGPMRETLERSVRTSGAARSVSFLGNVPHDDALKRIAQAKLLVVPSICFEGFPMVIQEAFALGVPVAASDIGSLPYLITENINGRLFPPGNAEALLSCVTKLLNDDAALQLLGAGAKRDFDAHYTAEENYSLLMAVYAAAAEHRKAKGN; this is translated from the coding sequence GTGAAAATTCTTCTCGTCCACAATTTTTATGGATCTTCCGCGCCGAGCGGCGAGAACACTGCGTATGCCGCAGAAGCGGATCTTCTACGGAACCGCGGACATGCCGTCGTCGAGTTCAACCGGCACAGCGATGAGATCCTTCGGTACGGCATCGCCGGATCTGTGCGCGGAGCGGCGGGCGTAGTCTGGAATCCATTCAGCCTGGGCGCGTTGAAGAGGTTGTTGCGTGAGACGTCACCGGACGTCGTTCATGTGCACAATACGTTTCCTCTCCTCTCGCCGTCCATTTTTTACGCGTCGCAGCCGTCGAACGTCCCGACAGTCATGACGATGCACAACTATCGCATAGGCTGTTCCGCCGCGACCGCGCTTCGCGACGACCGGCCGTGTACGCTCTGTCTGGACAGGAAAAGTGTTTTGCCGGCGATTCGCTACGGATGCTATCGCGACAGCCGGCTGGCAACGCTACCTGTGTCAGCGATGATCGCTTATCACAATGCGAGAGATACGTGGCGGCGCAACGTCGATGCGTTCATCACGCTGACCGGATTTCAGAAGGAAAAGATGGCTCGCTTCGGAATTCCGGAGGAGTCGCTTCACGTGAAGCCCCATTTTCTCGAACATCCTCCTCGACCGATCCCGTGGAACGAACGGACTGGGAACGCAGTGTTCGTCGGGCGGCTGTACGCGGCTAAAGGGATCCATGTTTTGGTGGATGCCTGGATGCGGATGGGGACGTCGGGGCCGCGCCTTGACATCATCGGGGACGGGCCGATGAGGGAAACGTTAGAGCGCTCGGTCCGCACAAGCGGAGCGGCTCGATCGGTGTCGTTTCTCGGCAATGTCCCGCATGACGATGCGTTGAAGAGGATCGCGCAGGCGAAATTATTGGTCGTACCGTCAATTTGTTTTGAAGGATTTCCGATGGTCATTCAGGAAGCCTTTGCGCTCGGGGTTCCGGTTGCCGCTTCGGACATCGGCTCGCTGCCGTACCTTATCACCGAGAACATCAACGGCCGGCTGTTTCCCCCGGGAAATGCAGAAGCACTACTCTCGTGCGTGACGAAATTGCTCAATGACGATGCGGCATTGCAGCTTCTCGGCGCCGGCGCGAAGCGCGATTTTGACGCACACTATACTGCGGAAGAAAATTATTCGCTCCTCATGGCCGTGTACGCCGCTGCGGCGGAGCATCGGAAGGCTAAGGGAAATTGA
- a CDS encoding polysaccharide deacetylase family protein, with protein sequence MPGEALAADLVNLCMVFDDASYSFYCYVLPLIQKFGIRVVLAVAPKFIVESGGHIPPSRRLGVPTDQMMNDERFAEDAPFCSWQELSEICSSGLVTIASHSYSHPNLLQSPNVQDEILRSKTALEKNLNRSVDSFVYPYGQFNTPIREQVRARYRFSFAVGAGDNVSWDGVGGVLFRTPADDLRDPVSIFSKWNLKKYEILRSRLFVKKWLMDRRSSIA encoded by the coding sequence GTGCCGGGTGAAGCTTTGGCTGCCGACCTCGTAAACCTCTGCATGGTTTTTGACGATGCGAGCTACAGCTTTTACTGTTATGTCCTTCCGTTAATACAAAAGTTCGGAATTCGAGTAGTTCTCGCTGTCGCGCCGAAATTTATAGTTGAATCAGGCGGGCATATCCCCCCTTCCCGCCGCCTTGGCGTACCGACAGATCAAATGATGAACGATGAGCGATTTGCTGAGGATGCTCCTTTTTGTTCGTGGCAGGAACTCTCGGAAATTTGTTCAAGCGGCTTGGTGACGATAGCGTCCCACTCCTATTCTCATCCCAACCTCCTTCAATCCCCAAACGTCCAGGATGAGATTCTTCGGTCAAAGACCGCGTTGGAGAAAAATCTCAACCGCAGCGTCGATTCCTTTGTTTATCCCTACGGACAATTCAACACTCCGATCAGGGAGCAGGTTCGGGCCCGTTACAGATTCAGCTTTGCCGTCGGCGCCGGGGATAATGTGTCGTGGGATGGAGTCGGCGGGGTCTTGTTCAGGACGCCGGCTGACGATTTGCGGGACCCCGTTTCGATCTTCAGCAAATGGAATCTGAAGAAGTATGAAATTTTACGTTCCAGACTGTTTGTCAAGAAATGGCTGATGGACCGCAGATCATCGATTGCCTGA
- a CDS encoding DUF2279 domain-containing protein: MASGTAVYLARYEPLWKDHYTSFFFREDFTYARNQDKLLHFYGSGLGSIIAAKGLSWSGYDEGDAALYGAATSIAFFTFMKIEDGHVNYLGFDRVDEAANILGAGYPAAQYYIPWLKNFTPKASYVASGNSVVAQQQELPSFLEDHEGQKFWMGVTVHDLLPEGVREYWPPILGLAAGYTVRGLNTPHAYHESIIALDLDLRKLPGDSPFLKNLWEILNYIHLPMPAVRVSPSAIWYGLYF, from the coding sequence GTGGCAAGCGGAACTGCGGTCTACCTCGCTCGTTACGAACCGTTGTGGAAGGATCATTATACCTCGTTTTTCTTTCGTGAGGACTTCACCTATGCACGCAACCAGGATAAGCTGCTTCACTTTTACGGAAGCGGACTCGGAAGCATCATCGCTGCGAAAGGTTTGTCGTGGTCCGGTTATGACGAAGGCGATGCGGCCCTGTACGGCGCGGCGACATCAATCGCCTTCTTCACTTTCATGAAGATCGAGGACGGCCACGTCAACTATCTTGGATTCGACCGGGTGGACGAGGCGGCGAATATTCTCGGCGCCGGGTATCCGGCGGCGCAATATTACATTCCCTGGCTGAAAAATTTCACGCCGAAAGCTTCGTACGTCGCGTCGGGAAATTCCGTCGTGGCACAGCAGCAGGAGCTCCCGAGTTTTTTAGAGGACCATGAGGGGCAAAAATTCTGGATGGGGGTAACGGTACACGATCTGCTGCCGGAAGGGGTTCGGGAATATTGGCCGCCGATCCTCGGACTCGCGGCCGGCTACACTGTCCGCGGGTTGAACACGCCGCATGCGTACCATGAATCGATCATCGCACTCGACCTTGACCTCCGCAAACTTCCCGGAGATTCGCCGTTCCTCAAAAACTTGTGGGAGATACTGAACTATATCCACCTCCCCATGCCCGCCGTCCGAGTGAGCCCGTCTGCAATCTGGTACGGATTGTATTTTTAA
- a CDS encoding adenylate/guanylate cyclase domain-containing protein has product MTTSKKRRVAGAGFLIAASFCVSHFLFWIFPGVFHSWDHQTVDRLFPVRTALHPPAYDSSILHVDIANSTIKKLSYYFPRRYYGDVLNVLNRMNCSAVAYDIIFAQKVQPLDDSVLLESTRRFGRAYFPVAFGLDDTTVNTATAFPDVIRFLDSTAWTLEAKDAGDFYRAGATLLTWSDLAAAARGIGFISVEPDDDGVFRRVPLLIRYKEKFYPSMAMRLVCDYLHVPPDKITVAGGTSITLHAAQLPGGTKRDIIIPIDSRGNMLINWIGGWSAMRHLSFAQVLNIADDNDEVEAYGEQYGGSIALVGDVSTGASDIGPTPFEQNFPLVGLHANVLNTILTENFLEELPAVPMFLLEVLFAAAIFVFATRFPSVRFSVAVTGLLAAYLVFAAGIFIYGNVIVSFIRPFISGLFSASSVVVYWYMTEEKEKQKLRSKFEQYFPPSVVRQMVDAPDSLSTLPKRKEITIMFSDIKSFTTYSSTMTPEEISTTLNEYFEAMTDIVFKYGGTVDKFIGDGLMVFYGAPEPQPDHALRCVKAAIEMQLKCRELKRRWEPAGRLPLRIRIGINTGEVVVGDLGSARRMEYTVLGSDVNLAQRLESNAPVEGIMISEATYRHVKGQVPIRPLEPIKVKGLDTPVAVYEVPVGEA; this is encoded by the coding sequence TTGACCACAAGTAAGAAGCGCAGAGTTGCCGGCGCCGGTTTCCTGATCGCGGCATCGTTCTGCGTTTCGCATTTTCTATTCTGGATCTTCCCCGGCGTCTTCCATTCCTGGGACCATCAGACCGTGGACCGGCTTTTCCCCGTCCGGACCGCGCTCCATCCCCCCGCGTACGACTCATCGATCCTGCATGTCGATATCGCCAACTCGACGATAAAGAAGCTGAGCTACTACTTTCCGCGGCGGTACTACGGCGACGTGCTCAATGTCCTGAACCGGATGAACTGCTCGGCCGTGGCCTACGATATCATTTTTGCCCAGAAGGTCCAACCGCTCGACGACAGCGTTCTGCTGGAATCGACACGCCGGTTCGGCCGCGCCTATTTTCCCGTGGCATTCGGTTTGGACGACACGACCGTCAACACAGCGACGGCGTTCCCTGACGTCATCCGTTTTCTCGATTCGACGGCATGGACGCTCGAGGCGAAAGACGCGGGCGATTTTTACAGAGCCGGGGCGACGCTCCTGACATGGAGCGACCTTGCCGCCGCGGCGCGCGGCATCGGGTTTATCAGCGTCGAGCCGGATGACGACGGCGTTTTCCGCCGGGTCCCGCTCCTCATCCGCTACAAAGAAAAGTTCTATCCGAGCATGGCGATGCGGCTCGTGTGCGATTATCTTCATGTTCCCCCCGACAAGATCACCGTTGCCGGAGGAACATCGATCACGCTTCATGCCGCCCAGCTTCCCGGCGGAACGAAGCGCGACATCATAATTCCGATCGACTCACGCGGCAACATGCTGATCAATTGGATCGGCGGCTGGTCGGCGATGAGGCATTTGAGCTTTGCGCAGGTGTTGAACATCGCGGACGACAACGACGAAGTGGAGGCATACGGCGAGCAATACGGAGGTTCCATCGCTCTTGTCGGCGACGTGTCCACCGGCGCATCGGATATCGGCCCGACGCCGTTCGAGCAGAACTTCCCGCTGGTCGGGCTTCATGCCAACGTTCTCAATACGATTCTGACCGAGAATTTTCTGGAAGAACTTCCCGCCGTTCCGATGTTTTTGCTGGAGGTCCTCTTCGCGGCGGCGATCTTCGTGTTTGCGACCCGGTTTCCGTCCGTTCGTTTTTCGGTGGCGGTCACCGGGCTTCTTGCCGCCTACCTTGTCTTCGCGGCGGGGATCTTCATTTACGGCAACGTCATCGTTTCCTTCATTCGTCCCTTCATAAGCGGCCTTTTTTCCGCTTCATCCGTCGTCGTCTACTGGTACATGACGGAGGAAAAAGAGAAGCAGAAACTCCGCTCAAAATTCGAACAGTATTTTCCCCCATCGGTCGTCCGTCAGATGGTGGACGCTCCCGATTCGCTGAGCACGCTGCCGAAGCGAAAAGAGATCACGATCATGTTCAGCGACATCAAGAGCTTCACAACGTACTCGTCAACGATGACCCCCGAAGAGATCAGCACAACGCTCAACGAATACTTCGAGGCAATGACCGACATCGTGTTCAAGTACGGCGGGACGGTCGACAAATTCATCGGGGACGGGCTGATGGTGTTTTACGGAGCTCCCGAGCCGCAGCCGGACCATGCGCTCCGCTGCGTGAAGGCGGCGATCGAGATGCAGCTGAAATGCCGCGAGCTGAAACGCCGATGGGAGCCGGCGGGAAGGCTTCCGCTCCGTATCCGCATCGGCATCAATACCGGCGAAGTGGTCGTTGGCGATCTCGGTTCGGCACGAAGGATGGAATATACTGTGCTCGGATCCGATGTCAACCTCGCGCAGCGGCTGGAATCGAACGCTCCTGTTGAAGGGATCATGATCTCGGAGGCGACGTACCGGCACGTCAAGGGTCAAGTACCGATCCGCCCGCTTGAGCCGATCAAGGTGAAGGGGCTCGATACGCCGGTGGCGGTGTATGAGGTGCCGGTCGGGGAAGCGTAG
- a CDS encoding DUF4384 domain-containing protein — MNTLVRLCTMLLFYGVISPLVAQDAGADNNIQYNWAFVARAGEAGSRRLGVVTRDTSMKTGDEFKLYVNLVKPSYVYVIHKSSTNELSLLFPYDSAMFLKDYKTDKNYYIPKGRDWFKLDKNGGTETFYVLASSERLTELENDLQAYFAAAADKKSDAMTVVMNEIKDIKKHFRTFATIAERPISIAGNVRGEKKNIIDPDRVDISQFATEILANNFFSKTVSIDHK, encoded by the coding sequence ATGAATACTCTGGTACGATTGTGCACGATGCTTCTTTTTTATGGCGTGATATCACCGCTCGTTGCGCAGGACGCCGGCGCGGATAACAACATTCAGTACAACTGGGCGTTCGTCGCCAGGGCAGGAGAAGCGGGGAGCCGCCGCCTCGGTGTCGTCACGAGAGACACGTCGATGAAAACGGGGGACGAGTTCAAACTCTACGTCAACCTGGTCAAGCCTTCGTACGTGTACGTGATCCACAAAAGCTCGACCAACGAACTGTCGTTGCTCTTCCCGTATGACAGCGCTATGTTCCTGAAGGACTACAAGACCGACAAGAATTACTATATTCCCAAAGGGAGAGACTGGTTCAAGCTCGATAAGAACGGGGGGACCGAAACATTCTATGTGCTGGCCTCGTCCGAGCGCCTGACGGAGCTGGAAAACGACCTGCAAGCGTATTTCGCGGCGGCTGCCGACAAGAAAAGCGATGCGATGACGGTTGTCATGAACGAAATCAAAGACATCAAAAAGCACTTCCGTACGTTCGCAACGATCGCCGAGCGGCCGATCAGCATCGCCGGCAACGTCCGCGGGGAGAAGAAGAACATCATCGACCCCGACCGCGTCGACATTTCGCAATTTGCCACGGAAATTCTGGCGAACAATTTTTTCAGCAAGACCGTATCCATTGACCACAAGTAA